DNA sequence from the Leptospirillum ferrooxidans C2-3 genome:
GACATCCCTTCATCGAAAGCTCAGGTCCTTGGGGGCCGGGGAGGAGGATTAGTGGAGCTGGTTTCGGGTCAGGAGAGCCAGTCCGAAGGTGGCCCCTCCGCCAAATGCTCCAAGAAGAACCTTTCTGGGAATCTCCCCCCCCTTTTCAAGATGGAGGGCCAGAGTCAGGGGAATACTGGATGATGAGGTGTTCCCAAAGGAATCCAGAGAGAGAGGGACCTTTTCCCGGTCGAGTCCAAGACGCTTTCCCAGCGAGTCGATCAATCGGCCATTGGCCTGATGAAAAACAAACAGGTCAATCTCCGGAATGGGGGTTCCCAGATTTTCCAGAAATGGAGGAATCTCTTTTCCAAGAGTCCGTATGGCTTCCCGATATACCCGTCCACCGTCCATTCTCAGAATGGGGGCCCCGTTACAGGGATCCGGCTCCCGGTAAATCATGGAAGCCAGCTCCCCTTTGGCTCCAATATGACTTCCTTCCATCCGTAGGGGTCCTGTAACCCCCGAAACGAGTGTGGCGGTGGCCATGTCTCCGAAAAGGATCGCTGTTTCCGGTCCGTGGATCGGGCAAAGCTGCCGGGATTTCTTTTCAAGGGTGACGATCAGGATATTTCCATATCCTCCTGAATGGATCATGGAGTGTGCCACTGTCAGTGCATAGATATAGCCACTGCATGAAGCTTGAAGATCAAAAACAGGGACTCCCCGGCCGAGAGCCCCCAGACCTTGGGAGATCAGGGCGGCTGTTTGCGGGAGTGGCAGGACGGGGGCTGAGGCGGAGACGATGATGAGATCGATCCTGGACAAAAGCTCCGGGCCTGCTTTTTTTGAGAGGTCAACGATGGCTCCCATTGCAAGATCGATCGGGTCTCCCATCCACCGGGACCGTGTCCGGATTCCGGTCAGCTCTTCTATGGTCTCGGCCCGGTGGGCCGTTTTTTCACAAACCTCCTGATTGGAACAAAAGGAGACCTGCCTGTTCCAGCCGATGGAACGAATGTAGACTCTTCTGGCGAGGGTGTGGGATGATGTCGGATGTTTGATTTTTTTTGCGGATCGAAGGTTCATGGGAGGATTCTATCATGTCTTTTGAGTGGATGGGTGTTCGAAGTCCACTTTCCAATATCGTCCGGTCGGGGATATGTCTTCTCCTGATCATGGCTTTTTCGGGATGTTCCATCCTTGGTCTTGGGGACCCCAAGCCAACGGATAGCCACACCCATGCATTCAGGACAAAACGATTTGGAACTTCAGCCCTTCTTGATGAGGCCTCGAGATTTTATTTCAAGGGGGATTTTATCGAGGCGAGAGGGGAGTACAAACGTTTTCTGGAACTTCATCCGACCCATCCACTGGCGGCATTTGCCCAGTACCGGATGGCATTGTGCGATTATTACCGGATCCTGTCGATTGATCGCGATCCGACTCCTCTGAGGAAAGCCCTGGCCGACTTTCAGAAGGTGATAGACGAGTATCCGGATTCAGACTATGTTGCCAGATCCCAGAAAAAGGTGGCTTACTGCCGGGACCGTCTATCCAGATCTCATTTTTATGTCGGTTATTTCTATTACAAGACAAAACGGTTCAAGGCGGCACAGAATCGTTTCAATACGATTCTTCTGAAATATCCGGATTCGACGATCTATGAAAAGTCCCAATATTATTACGCCCTTTCCTCTTTTAAACTGAAAGAAAAGTCCCGGGCGGCCAGAATCCTTAAAAAGCTGATCCGTCAGTCTCCAAACTCCCCCTATGCCAAAAAATCCAGGGTCCTTCTGGACTATTGGCAGAGGGAAGGGGAGATTTAGTGTTGTCCCTGTTTCCGGTGGCTCTTGAACTTTCTGACCGACCCGTTTTGATTGTCGGGGCCGGGAAGGTTGCCGAGAGAAAGATCCTCAAGCTTATGGATTGCGGGGCCCGTGTCCGTGTCATCTCTCCTTTGGCGTCAGCCCTGATCGAGCATTGGGCTTCTCTCGGTCAGATCGAATGGATCCAAAGGTCATACCATTCAGGCGATGAAGGGGGCTATTGTCTGGTATGGGCGGTGACCGATGATCATGGCCTCAACGGGGAAATTGCCCGAAATGTGAGGGAGGCGGGCGGCTTTTGTGATACGGCGACAGCCTCTTCCGACCGGTCTATGAGATCTCTTGCCCAAGGGAATGTCGGCTCTCTCATGATCGCCGCAACATCCAATCCATCGGATCCCATTTTTTCCCGGATGATGGTTCGCGAGATATTGACGAGCCTTAAGGCTGAAGGGTTGGATTCGATTTCCATTGAGCATGGCTGCCTTCGGGAAGCCCTTCTCCTTCAGAAGATGTCTTCGGAGGAATTGGTCCGGAACATGTCGAAGGTGGGTCTCGTTTTTTTCCGTGAAAATACTGACTTTTCCGACAGGCTTGCTCTTTATGTCCAATGGTTTGGACAGGAAGTGTCTGATCGTGTGCGATCATGTGTTTTGAAAAGGAGTGAAGGGTCATGATGTGGGCGTTGGCCAGATCGATTCAGGCGCTGGGACTTGCGATCACTTTTGCGGATATTATCCTGTTTTTCTTTCGGAACATGACGATGATGTTTTTGTTGAAACTCTTTATCATCGGTGTTGTGACCTTTTATCTTGGTTACTTCCTTCTCTCTCTTTCCGGCGGGCGTCCGGGATCCGGAAGGATCGGTCGCCAGTAGCGGCTGTTTCTTTTTTTCGGTCCATTGACCGACAAGGGCGAACCCTCTCCTACGGAAAGAGTCTTCCGGATCAAACTTCCCGATGGGTGTTCCTTATCGGGATTCCGGTTTTTAATCGGTCCTCATTTTGTGGCCCATGTTGGTCCATCCAAGAGTTGCGATGTGTCGGATCTTTTGCTAGAATGCCGGTCTTGTTCTTGTATCATGTGCCGAAGTGGTGGAATGGTAGACACGCACGTTTGAGGGGCGTGTGGCGAAAGCCGTACGGGTTCGACTCCCGTCTTCGGCACCAATTGATTCGTGAGCATCCGTTTCTGATTTTATGAAATTCAGGCAGTATTCTTCATGCATCTTCCCCGTTTTTATAAAAACACTTTTCCATGGATTCCAGGTATCATCTCCGTCTATGGCTCGGATACCATCTTGATGAATCCGGTGGGGCATTCATGAGCGCAGATGCCGCATCCCTTGCAGAATCCATAATCCAGAACATAACTCCCGGTCTCTTCCCCTGTTGTTTTGAGCACCGCATTATCCGGGCAAAGGGTCCAGCAGTTGTCGCAATGGAGACATGCTCCGCAGGACAGGCACCTGTTGGCCTCCTTCCGGGCAAGTTCTTCAGTAAAGCTCTCCTCGGCCTCCTCCCAGGAAAGAGCCTCTTTTAAGACTCGTGGACCTTCTACCGGGGTGATCGGTTCAAAGTAATGAAGGTTCAGTCTCTCAAAAGAAATGGGTTGGGCTGACTCCGCAGCAGCAGGCAGAGCTCCCTTCGAAAGAAAGTCGTCCATGGCCAATGCGGCCAAGTGTGCGCTTCCAATGGCATGGCTGACCGTTCCTCCTCCGGGACAGGCATCACCCGCAGAAAAAGTACAGCGGGATCCGGTGACAAATCCATTTTTATCAACAGACAGATGGGGCATCCCTCGATGAATGATGTTTTCAATTCCCTCTGGGGAGACGACTTGTCCAACCGCGGGGATGATCTGGTCGGCCATCATGAGGGATTCTGTCCCTTCAAAGGATTCCCGATGGGGCGCTCCTGAAAGCTGACCTTTACGGGCATGGACAATCTGCACCCCGATAATCCTGTCATCTTGAAGAACAAGACGACGCACAGCCCTGTTGGGATGGATCATGACACCTTCTTCCAGAGCCTTGGCGATTTCCTGGGGATTTCCGGGCATCTGGTCTTTTTGAGAGTTTTCCTGTGTGGGCAGGGATTCTTCGGTAATGATATGAACCTCGGAAGTTCCTGTTCTGAGCAGGACCCTTGCCAGATCCATGGCGGTATTTCCTCCACCAACGATAACAGCTTTATTCCAGCGGGGTATTTGTCCGATATCCTGATATTCCTTCAAAAGATCCAGACCATGGCGCAGAGTGGGCGGTGCCGCTCCACCCACATCAAAATCCCGGCTTTTTTGAGCCCCTGGTCCGAGAAAACATGCTCCATAATCAGCTTCGAGCTCTTCTAGGGAAAAGTCCCGACCCAGACGCTGATTTGGTCGAAAAAGAATGCCTGTGGACAAAAGACGGCTCACTTCACTTTCCAGAACCTTTTTGTCGAGCCTGTAGGACGGAATGGCGCTCCGGCATGTTCCGCCCGCTTCGGAGAGAGCCTCAAAGAGAGTGACCCGATAACCTTTTTTCCTGAGCTGATAGGCGGCAGAGAGACCTGAAGGACCCGCTCCGACAACAGCAACAGGGGGGAGTCTGTCATCAAGTGGCAATACCGGAATGCTCCAACCCTTTTTGATGGCGAGGTCTCCCAGGGTTCTTTCCACATGATGGATGCCAACGGCATTGTCATAGGATCCTCGATGGCATGAAGATTCGCAGGGGTGAGGGCAGACCCTGCCGGAAATGGCAGGGAGGGGATTGCTCTGGATAAGCTTTTCCCATGCGGCTTTGGTATTTCCGGAGGCCATGAGTCCAAGCCATGAGGAAATCTCTTCGTGTGCCGGGCAGGCAAGATGGCAAGGTGCGTCAGATGGGCTGTAGACTGGTCTTTGGCTTCTCCAGGAGCCGGTAGCATTTGAAAGAGAGGTGAGGGGTATGGCAAAACTTCCGGTTGGTATCTTCGGGGAAAGATCTTCATTGTTTTTGTTCATGTCCATCGCCCGCCGCCTCTTCTGACAGTGTCTGCGGATTGGCTATCAAGGCGGGAAGATGGTTCGGGAGAGCTCAGCAGCAATCCGTATCGTTCAATATTGAAGTCGCATAGAGCCTGGAGGTGGTTTCGCTCTTCTTCCGCCTTGTCAGACTCTTCGAGAAGGTGGCGGAAACGTTCTTGTGGCCTTATGTAGTCAATGACAGGGCGTTTTTTCCGTATGGGCATCACATGTGTCAACTCTCCTCCCTCCATTTCGATGAGTGGAAAGAGTCCTGTTTCCACGGCAAGACGATCGATTTCGATGGCCAGATGGCTTTCATGTCCCCACCCCAGAGGGCAGGGAGAATGAATCAGGATAAATGAGGATCCTTCTTCTCCGAGCGCTTTTCTGACCTTCGATCGAAGATCGGAAGGATAGGCGATTGAGGCTGTCGCAGAATACGGAATGCGGTGGGCCGCTATAATAGACAAAAGATCTTTTTTGTAGTGTTTTTTCCCTCTGGTCCGGGAGCCGACGGGGGAGGTTGTTGTCCAGGCTCCGTGTGGGGTGGAGCCTGAGCGTTGGACGCCTGTATTCATATAAGCTTCATTATCGAAGCAGACATAAAGAACCGAGTGATTTCGTTCCAGCATCCCGGACAGTGACTGAAATCCGATATCAAAAGTTCCTCCATCTCCGGCGAAAGCCAGAACCCGTGTGGATCGTCCCTGGGCTCTCATGGCGGCTTCTATGCCGGAAGCGACAGCGGCAGTGTTTTCAAACAGGGAGTGTATCCACGGCGTTCTCCATGCGGACTCGGGCCAGCTGGAGCTGAAGATTTCCAGGCATCCGGTTGCGTTCGCGATAATAGTATCCGGACCAGCGGCTTCGAGGACCAATCGGGCGGCCAGGGCCTGCCCGCAACCCTGGCAGGCCCGATGTCCTGCTTCAAGCCCTGTAAACCTCGGCTGCTGTTCACGAAGGAGAGTGAGTGAAATGTTCTTTGTGGGCAGATCTTCCATGATCGTCCTCTGTCTTTCTTATCGTTCTTCGGAGGTGTTTGTTCTGTTGAGTGGAGAGAGCTCCCGGGTGATCCGGGAAGGCTCCAGATCCGCAAAGAGAAATTCCGGAGCATCAGTTTTTTTGGAAAGGTCTACCAGTTGCCGGAGAAGGGACATGGGTAAGTCTCTTCCTCCAAGTCCGACAACGGCATTGATGATTCTGGGAGCATCTTTTTGGC
Encoded proteins:
- a CDS encoding ketoacyl-ACP synthase III produces the protein MNLRSAKKIKHPTSSHTLARRVYIRSIGWNRQVSFCSNQEVCEKTAHRAETIEELTGIRTRSRWMGDPIDLAMGAIVDLSKKAGPELLSRIDLIIVSASAPVLPLPQTAALISQGLGALGRGVPVFDLQASCSGYIYALTVAHSMIHSGGYGNILIVTLEKKSRQLCPIHGPETAILFGDMATATLVSGVTGPLRMEGSHIGAKGELASMIYREPDPCNGAPILRMDGGRVYREAIRTLGKEIPPFLENLGTPIPEIDLFVFHQANGRLIDSLGKRLGLDREKVPLSLDSFGNTSSSSIPLTLALHLEKGGEIPRKVLLGAFGGGATFGLALLTRNQLH
- a CDS encoding outer membrane protein assembly factor BamD, which produces MSFEWMGVRSPLSNIVRSGICLLLIMAFSGCSILGLGDPKPTDSHTHAFRTKRFGTSALLDEASRFYFKGDFIEARGEYKRFLELHPTHPLAAFAQYRMALCDYYRILSIDRDPTPLRKALADFQKVIDEYPDSDYVARSQKKVAYCRDRLSRSHFYVGYFYYKTKRFKAAQNRFNTILLKYPDSTIYEKSQYYYALSSFKLKEKSRAARILKKLIRQSPNSPYAKKSRVLLDYWQREGEI
- a CDS encoding precorrin-2 dehydrogenase/sirohydrochlorin ferrochelatase family protein; translation: MSLFPVALELSDRPVLIVGAGKVAERKILKLMDCGARVRVISPLASALIEHWASLGQIEWIQRSYHSGDEGGYCLVWAVTDDHGLNGEIARNVREAGGFCDTATASSDRSMRSLAQGNVGSLMIAATSNPSDPIFSRMMVREILTSLKAEGLDSISIEHGCLREALLLQKMSSEELVRNMSKVGLVFFRENTDFSDRLALYVQWFGQEVSDRVRSCVLKRSEGS
- a CDS encoding FAD-dependent oxidoreductase — its product is MDMNKNNEDLSPKIPTGSFAIPLTSLSNATGSWRSQRPVYSPSDAPCHLACPAHEEISSWLGLMASGNTKAAWEKLIQSNPLPAISGRVCPHPCESSCHRGSYDNAVGIHHVERTLGDLAIKKGWSIPVLPLDDRLPPVAVVGAGPSGLSAAYQLRKKGYRVTLFEALSEAGGTCRSAIPSYRLDKKVLESEVSRLLSTGILFRPNQRLGRDFSLEELEADYGACFLGPGAQKSRDFDVGGAAPPTLRHGLDLLKEYQDIGQIPRWNKAVIVGGGNTAMDLARVLLRTGTSEVHIITEESLPTQENSQKDQMPGNPQEIAKALEEGVMIHPNRAVRRLVLQDDRIIGVQIVHARKGQLSGAPHRESFEGTESLMMADQIIPAVGQVVSPEGIENIIHRGMPHLSVDKNGFVTGSRCTFSAGDACPGGGTVSHAIGSAHLAALAMDDFLSKGALPAAAESAQPISFERLNLHYFEPITPVEGPRVLKEALSWEEAEESFTEELARKEANRCLSCGACLHCDNCWTLCPDNAVLKTTGEETGSYVLDYGFCKGCGICAHECPTGFIKMVSEP
- a CDS encoding thiamine pyrophosphate-dependent enzyme; the protein is MEDLPTKNISLTLLREQQPRFTGLEAGHRACQGCGQALAARLVLEAAGPDTIIANATGCLEIFSSSWPESAWRTPWIHSLFENTAAVASGIEAAMRAQGRSTRVLAFAGDGGTFDIGFQSLSGMLERNHSVLYVCFDNEAYMNTGVQRSGSTPHGAWTTTSPVGSRTRGKKHYKKDLLSIIAAHRIPYSATASIAYPSDLRSKVRKALGEEGSSFILIHSPCPLGWGHESHLAIEIDRLAVETGLFPLIEMEGGELTHVMPIRKKRPVIDYIRPQERFRHLLEESDKAEEERNHLQALCDFNIERYGLLLSSPEPSSRLDSQSADTVRRGGGRWT